One Saccharomyces kudriavzevii IFO 1802 strain IFO1802 genome assembly, chromosome: 7 DNA segment encodes these proteins:
- the VRG4 gene encoding GDP-mannose transporter (similar to Saccharomyces cerevisiae HVG1 (YER039C) and VRG4 (YGL225W); ancestral locus Anc_3.538) has product MSELKTGHAGHNPWASVANSGPISILSYCGSSILMTVTNKFVVNLDNFNMNFVMLFVQTLVCTMTLIVLRILGYAKFRSLNKTDAKNWFPISLLLVLMTYTSSKALQYLAVPIYTIFKNLTIILIAYGEVIFFGGSVTSMELSSFLLMVLSSIVATWGDQQAVAAKAASLADAAADVAGFNPGYFWMFTNCISSALFVLIMRKRIKLTNFKDFDTMFYNNVLALPILLLFSFCLENWSSSNLTKNLSNDSLTAMIISGVASVGISYCSGWCVRVTSSTTYSMVGALNKLPIALSGLIFFDAPRNFLSILSIFIGFLSGIIYAVAKQKKQQAQPLRK; this is encoded by the coding sequence ATGtctgaattgaaaacaggTCATGCAGGCCATAACCCTTGGGCTTCAGTTGCCAATTCCGGTCCGATCTCAATTTTATCCTACTGTGGTTCGTCcattttgatgactgtcACTAATAAATTCGTTGTCAACTTGGACAACTTCAACATGAACTTTGTTATGCTGTTTGTGCAAACTTTGGTCTGTACTATGACCTTGATTGTTTTACGTATACTGGGATATGCCAAGTTCCGTTCATTAAACAAAACTGACGCCAAAAACTGGTTTCCTATTTCCCTTTTGCTGGTATTAATGACCTACACTTCTTCCAAGGCTTTGCAATACTTGGCCGTCCCAATTTATactattttcaagaatttgaCCATCATTTTGATTGCGTACGGTGAAGTGATATTCTTCGGTGGCTCCGTCACTTCCATGGAATTGTCGTCGTTCTTGTTGATGGTTCTCTCCTCTATTGTTGCTACCTGGGGTGACCAGCAAGCCGTGGCCGCCAAGGCCGCTTCATTGGCTGATGCGGCTGCCGATGTTGCCGGTTTCAACCCAGGTTATTTCTGGATGTTCACCAACTGTATTTCTTCTGCATTATTTGTCCTTATCATGAGAAAGAGAATTAAGTTGACCAActtcaaagattttgacACTATGTTTTACAACAATGTCTTGGCTTTACCGATCctattgttgttttctttctgccTAGAAAATTGGTCTTCCTCAAATTTAACCAAAAACCTGTCCAATGATTCGCTAACTGCTATGATCATTAGTGGTGTTGCCTCTGTCGGGATCTCTTACTGTTCCGGTTGGTGTGTCCGTGTTACTTCATCTACCACATATTCTATGGTCGGGGCCTTGAACAAGTTGCCAATCGCCCTTTCTggtttgattttctttgatgctCCTAGAAACTTCTTATCCATCCTCTCCATCTTCATTGGTTTCTTATCGGGTATCATTTATGCCGTTGCTaagcaaaagaagcaaCAGGCCCAACCTTTACGCAAatga
- the SHE10 gene encoding She10p (similar to Saccharomyces cerevisiae YFR039C and SHE10 (YGL228W); ancestral locus Anc_3.546) yields the protein MAKLIKLITILIVLVSSLQYYCQSNSGNISCERTQAVCHYTNPRAWNAYLSGASEFYNDMISPRFGVVAHKYDTAVKPIIDAVVIKVNKVAIQPAFKVIHSQCKRWHCGKYYQLARSQAVRARRFCLIKYNAFVKPSVDKYFDAKFRSQLRATALKYKNIAHYYCTVISRCIKSRYDSIVGNTEEKLMGAFKSKDTHGIHGSTTQEPSTEDSILTMETKGFEEEQITTTSTQTVVETITLDQEQDSEIASLTHEDEASTEIEGSTDVNVNEQALLQEDFDVWGETISQKTQDVIRLFEKDVSKYISGKLGEETKQFKLKFQSLDEESREFFSKISLAIDDIDCMEGIDSETGKKIFFDKSGSTQISQYISRKLVREYFNETRTTLDRLTHAIEEDLSQITKEIEKKVNAIREENVEVFEEWGDIIVNEWSKRMAYVDVINAHMGAGDDTTLEEEEAKSSVNWKKFLKGKKQIIESRDKLAHHAADLSRVNEFRQKVQKKILSFTQESGEFLYILRSKANLQFQERERKEREKIAAEQFQREQELLQQQEKEGGEVDDISYTSTSTITTTTTMTL from the coding sequence ATGGCGAAATTAATTAAGTTAATCACAATACTAATCGTGTTAGTGTCATCACTGCAGTACTACTGTCAATCCAATAGCGGAAACATATCATGCGAACGCACTCAAGCGGTTTGTCACTACACGAACCCCAGAGCCTGGAACGCGTATTTGTCAGGAGCATCTGAATTTTATAATGATATGATTAGTCCTAGATTCGGTGTGGTGGCACATAAGTATGACACGGCTGTCAAGCCTATCATCGATGCCGTGGTGATAAAAGTCAACAAAGTGGCCATACAGCCTGCCTTCAAGGTCATCCATTCGCAGTGCAAGAGATGGCATTGTGGCAAGTATTATCAACTGGCTCGCTCCCAAGCAGTCAGAGCCAGGCGGTTCTGTTTGATCAAGTATAACGCATTTGTGAAACCTAGCGTTGACAAATACTTCGATGCGAAATTTCGTTCTCAATTGAGAGCAACGGCTCTAAAATATAAGAACATAGCCCACTACTACTGTACTGTCATTTCGAGATGTATCAAATCTAGATACGACTCTATTGTCGGTAACACAGAGGAAAAACTAATGGGTGCGTTCAAGAGCAAAGATACGCATGGCATCCATGGTTCCACTACCCAAGAGCCTTCCACTGAAGATAGCATTTTAACTATGGAAACTAAGGGAttcgaagaagaacaaataaCTACAACAAGCACTCAAACGGTGGTGGAAACTATAACTTTGGACCAAGAACAAGACAGTGAAATAGCTAGCCTTACACACGAAGATGAGGCTTCTACAGAGATCGAGGGCTCCACAGATGTTAATGTCAATGAACAGGCTCTTTTGCAGGAGGATTTCGACGTGTGGGGTGAAACCATATCGCAAAAGACACAAGACGTGATCCGGCTGTTCGAAAAGGATGTTTCTAAGTACATCAGTGGTAAATTAGGCGAAGAGACCAAGCAGTTCAAGCTCAAGTTCCAATCtttggatgaagaatccagggaatttttttccaagatttcACTGGCCATCGACGATATCGATTGTATGGAAGGCATAGATAGCGAAACtggcaagaaaattttctttgataagTCCGGTTCTACCCAGATCTCTCAATACATCAGTAGAAAGTTGGTTCGTGAGTATTTCAATGAAACGCGAACCACATTGGATAGACTGACACATGCCATAGAAGAGGATTTGAGCCAAATCACCAAAGAAATCGAGAAGAAAGTCAATGCGATTAGGGAAGAAAACGTCGAGgtctttgaagaatggGGGGATATTATTGTGAATGAGTGGTCCAAAAGAATGGCTTATGTGGATGTTATAAACGCTCACATGGGTGCGGGAGATGATACCActcttgaagaagaagaagccaAGTCTTCTGtaaattggaagaagttTTTAAAGGGCAAGAAACAGATCATTGAGTCCAGAGACAAATTGGCCCACCACGCTGCCGACTTATCCCGTGTTAATGAATTCAGGCAAAAAGtacaaaagaagattctATCGTTCACCCAAGAAAGTGGCGAGTTTCTATATATTTTGAGATCAAAGGCCAATTTGCAGTTTCAAGAACGTGAAAGAAAGGAACGTGAAAAGATTGCTGCAGAACAGTTTCAAAGGGAACAAGAATTATTGCAACagcaagagaaagaaggGGGAGAAGTTGACGATATATCCTACACATCTACTTCaaccatcaccaccaccactacCATGACATTGTGA
- the EDC1 gene encoding Edc1p (similar to Saccharomyces cerevisiae EDC2 (YER035W) and EDC1 (YGL222C); ancestral locus Anc_3.533) encodes MSTDTMYFNSSRLLPSAGKNKTNNLIKQKPRNNRASGNTAKNISNNTSTTDIPPPQTLPNGEKPNFGHSSNKKPSFYQKKHSSPSPPSSMSSPGKKNREHNKEGPRQSNRNESRLHSQNLKNLLLNQKQTPHNPRGIIPMNCNGSAKKFSHSYAGSTFATNGPREAKSLPKPSFL; translated from the coding sequence ATGTCGACGGATACCATGTATTTTAACAGCTCAAGGCTGTTGCCATCGGCTGGCAAAAACAAGACGAATAATCTTATCAAGCAAAAACCCAGAAATAATCGTGCGAGCGGGAATACTGCTAAGAACATAAGTAACAACACTTCTACCACGGATATACCACCTCCTCAAACCCTTCCCAACGGTGAAAAACCCAACTTCGGCCATTCTTCCAACAAGAAGCCGTCTTTTTACCAGAAGAAACACTCCTCGCCTTCTCCGCCCTCCTCTATGTCTTCTCCTGGTAAAAAGAACAGAGAACACAATAAGGAGGGTCCACGACAGAGCAACAGGAATGAAAGTCGTTTACACAGTCAGAATCTGAAGAACCTGCTTCTGAACCAGAAACAAACCCCTCATAACCCTCGCGGGATAATACCAATGAATTGCAATGGCAGTGCTAAGAAATTTAGCCACTCCTATGCCGGCTCCACTTTTGCCACCAATGGCCCAAGGGAAGCCAAAAGCTTGCCCAAACCAAGCTTCTTATGA
- the SKDI07G0410 gene encoding uncharacterized protein, translated as MLNLCFLLSLLFTCAQAVYYIDSDGAYIYNNASEIAKLIFLPPVPVYLAGFGKLQDIDGRNGTFKHFYNSSQVNMDYIDTVLAKRLYYNSDTNESVSKPHTEASRSYSVELTRNPIGKLIETVMSRWLKPRKRCSKTTYHRNHFYYGIETCTTAKYCDLDTPWNITKEAESLFMEDPFWLQFQTGSYIHEHGPEWRTCLQFYRDNVEADDKSIPACPPGWCGNTET; from the coding sequence ATGCTGAACCTCTGTTTCCTCCTTTCCTTACTGTTCACCTGTGCTCAAGCTGTGTACTACATCGACAGTGATGGGgcttatatatataataatgCAAGTGAAATAGCTAAACTAATCTTTTTGCCCCCAGTGCCCGTCTATTTGGCTGGCTTTGGCAAGCTACAGGATATTGACGGTAGGAACGGAACCTTCAAACACTTTTATAATAGCAGTCAAGTTAACATGGACTACATAGACACAGTACTTGCGAAGCGTCTGTACTATAATTCAGATACAAATGAATCTGTTTCTAAGCCGCATACCGAAGCAAGTAGGAGTTATAGTGTTGAACTGACGAGAAACCCAATCGGCAAGTTAATTGAAACTGTAATGTCCAGGTGGTTAAAGCCACGTAAGCGGTGTAGCAAAACAACGTATCATAgaaatcatttttattacGGCATTGAAACCTGCACCACCGCCAAGTATTGTGATCTTGATACACCATGGAATATCACAAAAGAAGCAGAGAGTTTATTCATGGAGGACCCATTCTGGCTGCAATTTCAAACCGGTTCCTACATACATGAGCATGGGCCGGAATGGCGGACCTGTTTGCAATTTTATCGTGACAATGTCGAAGCAGACGACAAAAGCATTCCTGCATGCCCCCCAGGGTGGTGTGGAAACACAGAGACATGA
- the SDT1 gene encoding nucleotidase (similar to Saccharomyces cerevisiae PHM8 (YER037W) and SDT1 (YGL224C); ancestral locus Anc_3.536), with protein MTVEYTNSDLATYQNEVNEQIAKNQAHLNSLTHPGSRVTFSIDQDVSASPHNPNSKVFFFDIDNCLYKSSTRIHDLMQQSILRFFQTHLKLASEDAQVLNNTYYKQYGLAIRGLVMFHKVNALEYNRLVDDSLPLQDILKPDMPLRNMLLKLRQSGKIDKLWLFTNAYKNHAIRCVRLLGIADLFDGLTYCDYSRTDTLVCKPHIKAFEKAMKESGLASYENSWFIDDSGKNIETGIKLGMKTCIHLVENEVNEILGQTPEGAIVIKNILDLPHVVPDLF; from the coding sequence ATGACAGTTGAATATACTAATTCTGATTTGGCAACCTATCAAAATGAGGTAAATGAACAAATTGCTAAGAATCAAGCCCATCTTAACTCGTTGACCCACCCAGGCTCCAGAGTGACTTTTTCCATAGATCAAGACGTTTCTGCTTCACCGCACAACCCGAACTCAAaagtcttcttcttcgataTTGATAACTGCCTATATAAATCATCTACAAGAATTCATGATCTCATGCAACAATCTATATTGAGGTTCTTCCAAACTCACTTAAAACTGGCCTCTGAGGATGCCCAAGTATTGAACAACACGTACTACAAACAATACGGCCTTGCCATTCGAGGACTTGTAATGTTCCACAAAGTGAACGCGCTAGAATACAACCGACTTGTGGACGATTCTTTGCCATTGCAAGATATCTTGAAACCGGATATGCCTTTAAGGAACATGCTGCTGAAGCTGAGGCAATCGGGAAAAATCGATAAATTGTGGCTGTTCACAAACGCGTATAAGAACCACGCTATACGTTGCGTGAGATTATTGGGTATAGCGGATCTCTTCGATGGATTGACATATTGTGATTACTCTAGAACAGATACACTGGTGTGTAAGCCACATATCAAagcctttgaaaaagctaTGAAAGAAAGTGGGTTGGCAAGTTACGAGAATTCTTGGTTTATCGACGACAGTGGGAAAAACATCGAGACCGGTATCAAACTCGGAATGAAAACCTGTATACATTTAGTGGAGAATGAAGTCAATGAAATCTTGGGGCAAACACCAGAAGGTGCTATCGTCATTAAGAATATATTGGACTTACCACATGTCGTGCCAGACTTATTTTAG
- the VID30 gene encoding glucose-induced degradation complex subunit VID30 (similar to Saccharomyces cerevisiae VID30 (YGL227W); ancestral locus Anc_3.544): MSEYMDDVDREFINCLFPRYLLQQPVAYDLWILYLQHRKLFHKLKNTNLINADENPNSAGMGRVKLTASTRKEIWSKLMNLGVLGTISFEAVNDDYLIQVYKYFYPDVNDFTLRFGVKDSSRNPIRLMKTPSEIGKNAQELLEPVLSEREMALNSNISLDNDDNDDDDDDDDGDDDDDESDLESLEGDVDTDTDDDDEGDSDRNEEGEEEQGEEGEERGENADVSTSQQPEERIVDPWIYQRSRSALNIEAGPRNLWSTTDKNSNLQYYPPDQSPSSSLSSPTVSSGNDKNDNETTEGLFSSGSRKKNSMIPDIYKILGYFLPSRWQVQPNNSLQISQDGITHLQPNPDYHSYMTYERSSVSSASARNRLRTSFENSGKVDFAVTWANKSLPDNKLTIFYYETKVLSVTSTESAENSNIVIGYKLVENELLEANTKKNVSRSGVTGSSNSLGGGNNTSSNRAPSTSFTMEGSQRRDYVYEGGVSAMSLNVDGSITKCQKYGFDLNVFGYCGFDGLITNSTEQSKEYAKPFGRDDVIGCGINFIDGSIFFTKNGIHLGNAFTDLNDLEFVPYVALRPGNSIRTNFGLNEDFVFDIIGYQDQWKSLTYQHICRGRQMDLSLDEFDDSDESGDDEGNENGRGEAEQVSVNEDLMDIDQEHGGPSHLDAKSFDEEEDSDLKFLLGEDNRFVNGKLVRPDVKDINTLNMDDGTLPNTLNVMINDYLIHEGLVDVAKGFLKDLQKDVVDVNGQHSESKDVIRHNERQIMKEERMVKIRQELRYLINKGQIAKCISYINNEIPDLLKNNLELVFELKLANYLVMIKKSSSKNDDEIEDLILKGQELSNEFIYDTKIPRSLRDRFSGQLSNVSALLAYSKPFLEAPKEIAGYLSDEYLQERLFQVTNGTILTFLHKDSECALENVISSTRVMLSTLLEYNAFGSANSSDPRYYKAINFDEDVLNL, from the coding sequence ATGTCTGAATATATGGACGACGTTGACCGGGAGTTCATTAACTGTTTGTTCCCGAGATACTTACTGCAACAGCCTGTGGCCTATGATTTATGGATTTTATACCTGCAACATAGAAAACTCTTTCACAAATTGAAGAATACAAATCTAATTAATGCTGATGAGAATCCCAATTCTGCTGGTATGGGCAGGGTGAAGTTGACAGCTTCAACGAGGAAGGAAATCTGGTCAAAACTAATGAATCTGGGTGTTCTAGGCACAATTTCGTTTGAAGCTGTTAATGACGATTACCTAATTCAAGTTTATAAGTATTTCTATCCTGATGTTAATGATTTCACGTTAAGGTTTGGCGTTAAAGACTCAAGCAGAAATCCAATACGGTTGATGAAAACTCCTTCAGAGATTGGTAAAAACGCCCAGGAATTATTAGAACCTGTTTTATCGGAACGTGAAATGGCGCTTAACTCTAACATCAGTCtcgataatgatgataatgacgatgatgatgatgatgatgacggcgatgatgatgacgatgaatcCGATTTGGAGAGTCTAGAAGGGGACGTCGATACTGATACggacgatgacgacgaaGGTGACTCTGATCGTAacgaagaaggagaagaagaacaagggGAAGAGGGAGAAGAACGAGGAGAGAATGCTGATGTCTCTACTTCACAGCAGCCCGAAGAAAGGATTGTGGACCCATGGATATATCAAAGGTCCAGATCTGCTCTTAATATAGAAGCGGGGCCAAGGAACCTGTGGAGTACAACTGATAAGAACAGCAATTTGCAGTACTATCCTCCTGATCAATCTCCATCTTCTTCCCTTTCTTCTCCTACAGTGTCATCCGGAAACGATAAGAATGACAATGAGACTACGGAGGGATTGTTCAGTAGCGGTagcagaaagaaaaactcAATGATTCCTGATATTTATAAGATATTGGGGTATTTTCTGCCTTCTAGATGGCAGGTGCAACCGAATAACAGTTTACAAATATCTCAAGATGGTATCACTCATTTACAACCGAACCCTGATTATCATTCATACATGACGTATGAGAGATCAAGCGTCTCTTCTGCTTCTGCAAGGAATAGACTGAGGACATCATTTGAAAACTCTGGGAAAGTGGATTTTGCCGTTACCTGGGCCAATAAATCGTTGCCAGACAATAAATTAACAATATTCTATTATGAAACTAAAGTTCTAAGCGTAACAAGCACTGAAAGTGCTGAAAATAGCAATATTGTTATTGGATATAAGCTAGTAGAAAATGAACTACTAGAGGCTAAtacgaagaaaaatgtcTCGCGCTCAGGTGTGACTGGTTCGAGTAATAGTCTAGGTGGCGGGAATAATACTAGCTCTAATAGAGCGCCTTCTACTTCTTTTACTATGGAAGGTTCTCAAAGACGCGATTACGTCTATGAAGGAGGCGTTTCAGCGATGTCACTAAATGTGGATGGCTCTATAACGAAATGTCAGAAATATGGATTTGATTTAAATGTGTTCGGTTATTGCGGGTTTGATGGTTTGATAACTAATTCCACCGAAcaatcaaaagaatatgcTAAGCCTTTTGGCAGAGATGACGTTATTGGTTGTGGTataaattttattgatggttcaatttttttcacgaaAAACGGTATTCATCTAGGTAACGCATTCACAGACCTAAATGATTTAGAGTTTGTCCCCTATGTAGCGTTACGACCTGGAAATTCGATAAGAACGAATTTCGGGttgaatgaagattttgtttttgatattatcGGATACCAGGATCAATGGAAGAGTTTAACGTACCAACATATTTGTCGCGGACGTCAAATGGACCTCTCTCTCGATGAGTTCGACGACTCTGATGAAAGCGGCGATGATgaaggaaatgaaaatgggCGTGGCGAAGCTGAACAGGTGAGTGTTAATGAGGATTTAATGGATATTGACCAAGAACATGGTGGCCCCAGTCATCTGGATGCGAAGTCGTTtgatgaggaagaggaTAGTGATCTAAAGTTCCTATTAGGAGAGGATAATAGGTTTGTGAACGGCAAATTAGTCAGACCAGACGTCAAGGATATCAATACTTTGAATATGGATGACGGCACCTTACCTAATACATTGAACGTTATGATAAACGATTACTTGATCCATGAAGGATTAGTTGATGTTGCAAAGGGgttcttgaaagatttacaaaaagatgttgttgatgttaATGGACAGCATTCCGAAAGTAAAGATGTGATCAGACATAATGAAAGACAAATCATGAAGGAAGAACGCATGGTCAAGATAAGACAGGAGTTAAGATATTTAATAAACAAAGGTCAAATTGCCAAATGTATCAGTTATATTAATAACGAAATTCCGGATTTGTTAAAGAATAATCTAGAACTAGTATTTGAGTTGAAGCTGGCAAACTATCTGGTAATgattaaaaaaagttcGTCTAAAAATGACGACGAAATTGAAGAtctaattttgaaaggcCAAGAACTGTCTAATGAATTCATCTATGATACCAAGATTCCACGATCTTTGAGAGATAGGTTCAGCGGACAATTAAGCAATGTCTCAGCGTTGTTAGCATACTCCAAACCGTTTCTAGAAGCGCCAAAGGAGATAGCAGGCTATTTGAGCGATGAGTATCTGCAGGAGAGACTATTTCAAGTTACCAACGGCACAATATTAACATTTCTACACAAGGATAGTGAGTGTGCACTAGAAAATGTGATATCAAGCACGAGAGTAATGCTTTCTACATTACTTGAGTATAATGCCTTTGGTTCGGCCAATTCATCGGATCCAAGGTATTACAAAGCTATCAATTTCGACGAAGATGTACTGAATTTATGA
- the OST5 gene encoding dolichyl-diphosphooligosaccharide--protein glycotransferase subunit (similar to Saccharomyces cerevisiae OST5 (YGL226C-A); ancestral locus Anc_3.543): MSYEQLYKEFHSTNSFEPFIDLDTQPKFAICGLLVTLVLISSALFIVGSKSSFVKKFFLYTILSVIGSLFAGLTTVFASNSFGVYV; the protein is encoded by the exons ATGTCTTATGAACAATTATAT AAGGAGTTCCACTCTACCAATAGCTTTGAGCCCTTTATTGATTTGGATACTCAACCAAAATTTGCCATCTGTGGTTTACTGGTTACTTTGGTCTTGATATCCTCCGCTCTGTTTATTGTTGGTTCTAAATCTTCCTTTGTTAAGaagttctttctttataCAATCCTCAGCGTAATTGGCAGTTTATTTGCTGGTTTGACTACTGTTTTTGCCTCAAACTCTTTCGGTGTCTATGTTTGA
- the MTC3 gene encoding Mtc3p (similar to Saccharomyces cerevisiae MTC3 (YGL226W); ancestral locus Anc_3.542), with translation MMKQSIARLAVRRSLSTYQPPVVEITNIKKLWFTLRPEVRDEIKEYLRWRMQEDWRHIPLEEIKAAYFLSYGPCGGRSKNNQWNVGYTGMRMAFNLVLFGGAATAFYNRKQDRKLGEQLKNLV, from the coding sequence ATGATGAAGCAAAGCATCGCAAGGTTAGCGGTGAGGAGATCTTTAAGCACTTATCAACCGCCGGTGGTGGAAATCACGAATATCAAGAAGTTATGGTTCACTTTACGACCGGAAGTTAGagatgaaatcaaagagtACTTACGGTGGAGAATGCAAGAAGATTGGAGGCATATACCGCTAGAAGAGATCAAAGCCGCGTATTTCTTATCTTACGGCCCCTGTGGTGGCAGATCCAAGAACAATCAATGGAATGTAGGGTACACCGGCATGCGAATGGCGTTCAATCTTGTTTTGTTTGGTGGTGCTGCGACTGCGTTTTACAATCGGAAACAAGACAGGAAGCTGGGGgaacaattgaaaaatcttgtgtaa
- the SKDI07G0420 gene encoding SRP1/TIP1 family protein, with protein sequence MVKLTSIAAGVAAIAAGVAAAPATTTLAQSDERVNLVELGVYVSDIRAHLAQYYLFQAAHPTETYPVEVAQAVFNYGDFTTMLTGIAPAQVTRMITGVPWYSTRLRPAISKALSKDGIYTAIPK encoded by the coding sequence atggtcaaattaacttcaattgctgctggtgtcgccgCTATCGCTGCCGGTGTCGCCGCCGCCCCAGCCACTACCACCCTGGCTCAATCCGACGAAAgagtcaacttggttgaattgggtgtctacgtttctgatatcagagctcacttggcccaatactacttgttccaagccgCTCACCCAACTGAAACCTACCCAGTTGAAGTCGCTCAAGCTGTCTTCAACTACGGTGACTTCACCACGATGTTGACCGGTATTGCTCCAGCCCAAGTgaccagaatgatcacCGGTGTTCCATGGTACTCTACCAGATTGAGACCAGCCATCTCCAAAGCTCTATCCAAGGACGGCATTTACACGGCTATTCCAAAATAG
- the COG1 gene encoding Golgi transport complex subunit COG1 (similar to Saccharomyces cerevisiae COG1 (YGL223C); ancestral locus Anc_3.535), translating into MDEVIPLFRDFHIAQVKDYQLGLQNDLVKTNEIFQENLLKNYNKILDLTDSVNDLSLNLKSIDQDFKSLCFDDEQFQLNKLPPLPPRSITTHVSPLGSEVAVTIPPQNILVISNWTISISNFCNRVATSTTPSRIFDELLLNFHELSLTSVPTKFEILIGNKCYQLQKFLVDSMSALNFTLLQWVKLYNLLNTEFTSKWDDNLLSAFNESLFETLFNENVQALLNSSTNNKKHQYYSNEQNDNSTVADFVNSSTFRDHLIRRTVKEINAHLDTLSTLLAKLKNSDSLHQLNIFHDSDENYGHNIESPSDEDTLKHYIDTAISYSKGLTNDTTLQIYQAVQPTIEILQNLEMYKCPRETLADLKTSLITQLQDFKTQIESSLSSLPENPTAIVDDFMASYNNHNLLQLVTDQITQLRQC; encoded by the coding sequence ATGGATGAGGTGATACCGTTGTTTCGTGATTTTCATATTGCTCAGGTTAAAGATTACCAACTGGGATTACAAAACGATTTGGTGAAAACCAATgaaatctttcaagaaaacttaCTAAAGAACTATAACAAGATCCTGGACTTGACCGATTCTGTCAATGATTTGTCACTTAACTTGAAGTCTATCGATCAGGATTTTAAGTCTCTATGCTTTGATGATGAGCAGTTTCAATTGAATAAATTACCTCCACTACCACCGCGAAGTATCACCACTCATGTATCGCCACTTGGTAGCGAGGTCGCGGTCACCATTCCACCGCAAAACATCCTAGTAATTTCAAATTGGACCATTTCAATTAGCAATTTTTGCAACCGTGTCGCCACCTCTACTACTCCGTCTCGTATATTCGATGAGTTGCTGTTGAATTTTCATGAACTATCCTTAACATCAGTACCCACTAAGTTTGAAATTCTAATCGGGAATAAATGCTACCAGTTACAGAAGTTCTTGGTAGACTCCATGAGTGCGTTGAACTTTACCCTACTGCAGTGGGTAAAACTATATAATTTACTAAACACCGAGTTTACCTCGAAGTGGGATGATAATTTACTTTCTGCATTCAATGAGTCCTTATTTGAAACACTATTCAACGAAAATGTTCAAGCTTTGTTAAATTCAAGCACTAATAATAAGAAACACCAATATTACTCCAATGAACAAAATGATAATTCAACTGTCGCAGATTTTGTCAATTCATCCACTTTTAGAGATCATCTCATTCGTAGAACtgtgaaagaaataaacgCCCATTTAGATACTCTTTCTACGTTACTGGCTAAACTCAAGAATTCGGACTCTCTTCATCAACTGAATATCTTTCACGACAGTGATGAAAACTACGGCCATAACATCGAATCCCCGTCTGATGAGGACACGCTGAAACACTACATAGATACAGCAATATCCTATTCAAAGGGGTTGACTAATGACACCACGTTGCAAATTTATCAGGCCGTGCAGCCCACGattgaaattttacaaaacCTCGAAATGTATAAATGTCCCCGGGAAACGCTGGCTGATTTAAAAACGAGCTTGATCACGCAGTTGCAAGATTTCAAAACCCAGATCGAATCTTCTTTGTCTTCATTGCCGGAGAATCCAACAGCCATTGTGGATGACTTCATGGCCTCGTACAACAATCACAATCTCTTGCAATTAGTCACCGATCAAATTACTCAATTAAGACAATGCTAA